From one Caldithrix abyssi DSM 13497 genomic stretch:
- the rpmA gene encoding 50S ribosomal protein L27 has translation MAHKKGVGSSRNGRESESKRLGVKAFGGQFVTAGSIIVRQRGTKIHPGENVGRGGDDTLFAKIDGIVKFERKDRTRKRVSVYPADVN, from the coding sequence ATGGCACATAAAAAAGGTGTAGGTAGTTCGCGCAACGGACGTGAGAGCGAGTCCAAACGTCTTGGCGTTAAGGCGTTTGGCGGTCAATTCGTAACGGCTGGTTCGATTATTGTGCGTCAGCGGGGAACCAAAATTCATCCCGGTGAAAATGTGGGCCGCGGCGGCGACGATACATTGTTTGCTAAAATAGACGGCATTGTTAAGTTTGAACGCAAAGATCGCACCAGAAAAAGAGTCAGCGTCTATCCGGCAGATGTTAATTAG
- a CDS encoding FecCD family ABC transporter permease, translating to MNKLFKILLWMVILLGGLTIPLFIGEGPFSFKEMFSSPQTINSQIILSVRLPRIFFAFLVGASLSLVGAVFQVLLRNELATPYTLGISSGGALGAVLAIKAGLVIQLFAFSSTVIFSIAGSLLTVGLIYFIARERQEISTLTLLLAGVTIGLFFSSLILFIHYLADFTETYRMIRWLMGALDVVGWKYPLTVFTILAPVFVYLYYHAIDFNLLLSGNEMAKARGVNVRSLQKWSFIVSSFLVGACVSMAGPIGFVGLIVPHIMRLLVGADHRVLLPHALVGGGLFLVWCDTIARSIIAPAELPVGVVTSLLGAPFFIYLLIKYKVG from the coding sequence TTGAATAAGCTTTTTAAAATTTTGCTCTGGATGGTCATTTTGTTGGGCGGTTTAACCATTCCCTTATTCATTGGCGAAGGCCCCTTTTCATTTAAAGAAATGTTTAGCTCGCCGCAGACCATTAACAGCCAGATTATTTTGAGCGTCCGTTTGCCGCGTATTTTCTTTGCTTTTTTAGTCGGCGCCTCGTTATCGTTGGTGGGGGCCGTTTTTCAGGTGTTACTAAGAAATGAACTGGCCACCCCTTATACGCTTGGCATCTCTTCAGGCGGAGCGCTGGGCGCTGTGCTGGCCATTAAAGCCGGTCTGGTGATCCAGCTATTTGCTTTTTCATCCACCGTGATTTTTTCGATAGCGGGCAGTTTGCTGACCGTGGGACTGATCTATTTTATTGCCCGTGAACGGCAGGAAATTTCAACGCTTACCTTACTTTTAGCCGGGGTAACCATCGGCTTGTTTTTTTCTTCGTTAATTCTCTTTATCCACTATCTGGCCGATTTTACCGAAACCTATCGAATGATTCGCTGGCTGATGGGCGCGCTGGATGTTGTGGGCTGGAAATATCCGCTAACGGTTTTTACGATTCTTGCGCCGGTTTTTGTCTATCTTTATTACCACGCCATCGATTTCAACCTGCTGCTTTCGGGTAACGAAATGGCCAAAGCGCGCGGCGTGAATGTACGGAGCTTACAAAAATGGTCTTTCATCGTCTCCTCTTTCCTGGTGGGAGCCTGCGTTTCCATGGCCGGGCCCATCGGCTTTGTCGGTTTAATTGTTCCGCACATTATGCGCCTTTTGGTGGGCGCCGATCATCGTGTTTTGCTGCCTCATGCCCTTGTAGGCGGCGGATTGTTTCTGGTGTGGTGCGATACCATAGCGCGCAGCATTATCGCCCCTGCAGAGCTGCCCGTGGGCGTTGTAACATCTCTGCTTGGCGCGCCGTTTTTTATCTATTTGCTGATCAAATACAAAGTGGGTTGA
- a CDS encoding TIGR03960 family B12-binding radical SAM protein, which yields MKKSGQGELLATHDLEKTLFSKILPAVLKPGRYIGHEINIVQKDAQTVKSRIVLAFPDVYEIGMSYTGFQLLYHILNQQPHIWAERVFAPWPDMEEQLRRHKIPLYSLESFTPLNEFDVIGFTLQYELTYTNILNMLDLGHVPVLSKDRTESDPFVIAGGPCSCNPEPMVDFIDAFLIGDGEEAGIEILNVIQAGKAEGKKREEILFDLAQVWGVYVPQFYEAKYDARQKFVGIRPKKDGVPPVVRTRIAANLKPEHYPTRPIVPLIEVTHDRLAVEVMRGCTEGCRYCNAGMIYRPVRERKVEDILQQIKEGLDHTGYNEVSFLSLSISDYSHLERLMVESRQELDSEVNVSFPSMRLDSFNETIAEFVAQVRKSGFTFAPEAGSQRLRNVINKNISEEDLFKSVEIALQNGWRLIKFYFMIGLPTETDEDVLAIADLLKRLARMSKPYGRIQFNVSISPFSPKAHTPFQWERQNTIEEIWRKVDLLKAPLRGERRVKLSWRDPKISFLEGILGRADRKMAGVIYEVWKNGGKFDGWAEYFNFELWSDILNKYGYDQDELIAEIPESSPLPWDHIDKGVTKRFLQKERHKAYQEKNSPDCKTDHCLACGLQRKGIFAELVDCYKKESGTTQETDIRRNKTKKEVGQPESSSATVKYRVQFTKEGYASFLSHLDMLRIFERAFRRAKIEVAYSEGFNPRPKISFAQPLALGVQSVAEYFDVEIKGGFDGRLAEKLNPLLPEGLKIVHAHQIHEKVRSLSEAIDITEYEIVVLDQNVDLAEVDRRLRKMRRAVSIVMQKRVKGQLKPVNVRPYVDEIRRRGKRILIKVRTIERRSLRINDFARLIFPNNEAIKIIRRKQLIRAGNIEKTPLEILK from the coding sequence ATGAAAAAAAGCGGACAGGGGGAGTTGTTGGCAACCCATGATTTAGAAAAGACGTTGTTTTCTAAAATATTACCGGCTGTTTTAAAGCCGGGCAGGTATATAGGGCATGAAATAAACATCGTACAAAAAGATGCGCAAACGGTCAAAAGCAGAATTGTTCTGGCTTTTCCTGATGTTTATGAGATAGGCATGTCTTACACAGGGTTCCAGTTGTTATATCACATTTTAAACCAACAGCCACACATCTGGGCCGAACGTGTTTTTGCGCCCTGGCCCGATATGGAAGAACAGTTGCGCCGGCATAAAATTCCCCTGTACAGCCTGGAGTCCTTTACGCCATTAAATGAATTCGATGTTATCGGCTTTACATTGCAGTATGAGTTGACCTATACCAATATTCTGAACATGCTCGATCTTGGCCATGTTCCGGTGCTGTCAAAAGACCGTACGGAAAGCGATCCCTTTGTGATTGCCGGCGGACCCTGCAGTTGCAATCCGGAACCCATGGTCGATTTTATCGACGCCTTTTTGATTGGCGATGGCGAGGAAGCCGGAATCGAAATTCTGAATGTTATTCAGGCAGGAAAAGCAGAAGGGAAAAAACGCGAAGAAATTCTGTTCGATCTTGCTCAGGTCTGGGGCGTTTATGTACCGCAGTTTTATGAGGCAAAATATGATGCCCGGCAAAAGTTCGTGGGCATCCGGCCCAAAAAAGATGGCGTTCCCCCTGTTGTGCGCACGCGGATAGCCGCTAACTTAAAGCCGGAACATTATCCCACGCGTCCTATTGTTCCTTTGATTGAAGTCACGCATGATCGTCTGGCGGTGGAGGTCATGCGCGGTTGCACCGAAGGATGTCGCTATTGCAACGCCGGCATGATTTATCGACCGGTGCGCGAACGAAAGGTCGAAGATATTCTTCAGCAAATAAAAGAGGGACTGGATCATACCGGCTACAATGAGGTCTCTTTTTTATCGCTTTCCATCTCCGATTATTCCCATCTGGAACGCCTGATGGTTGAAAGTCGGCAGGAGCTCGATAGCGAGGTAAATGTTTCGTTTCCCTCCATGCGTCTGGACAGTTTTAATGAAACGATTGCGGAATTCGTGGCGCAGGTGCGCAAATCCGGATTTACTTTTGCGCCCGAAGCCGGCAGTCAGCGCCTGAGAAACGTTATTAATAAAAATATTTCAGAGGAAGATTTGTTTAAATCGGTTGAGATTGCCTTACAAAACGGATGGCGGCTCATTAAATTTTATTTTATGATCGGTTTGCCAACCGAAACGGATGAAGACGTTCTGGCTATTGCCGACCTGCTAAAGCGACTGGCGCGGATGAGCAAACCGTATGGTCGAATTCAATTTAACGTTTCGATCTCTCCTTTTTCGCCCAAGGCGCACACGCCTTTTCAATGGGAACGTCAAAACACCATAGAAGAAATCTGGCGAAAAGTCGATTTATTGAAAGCCCCTTTAAGAGGAGAACGGCGTGTAAAATTAAGCTGGCGCGATCCTAAAATTTCATTTTTAGAGGGCATTCTGGGACGCGCCGATCGAAAGATGGCCGGGGTCATCTACGAAGTCTGGAAAAACGGCGGTAAATTTGACGGCTGGGCCGAGTATTTTAACTTTGAATTGTGGTCCGATATTTTGAATAAATACGGTTATGATCAGGATGAACTCATCGCCGAAATTCCGGAGTCTTCTCCACTGCCCTGGGATCACATTGACAAAGGGGTGACCAAGCGATTTTTACAAAAAGAACGGCATAAAGCTTATCAGGAAAAGAACAGTCCGGATTGCAAAACCGATCATTGCCTGGCCTGTGGTTTGCAGCGCAAGGGGATTTTTGCCGAACTGGTCGATTGCTACAAAAAAGAGTCCGGTACAACACAGGAAACGGACATCCGGAGGAATAAAACGAAAAAGGAAGTCGGACAGCCAGAGTCGTCTTCTGCAACCGTCAAATACCGGGTTCAGTTTACCAAAGAGGGGTACGCTTCGTTTTTATCGCATCTGGATATGTTGCGAATTTTTGAACGCGCCTTCAGACGCGCTAAAATTGAGGTCGCTTATTCCGAAGGCTTCAATCCGCGTCCTAAAATTTCTTTTGCGCAACCGCTGGCCCTGGGGGTTCAGAGTGTGGCGGAATATTTTGATGTGGAAATTAAAGGCGGCTTTGACGGCCGACTCGCCGAAAAATTGAATCCCCTTTTGCCCGAGGGATTAAAAATCGTCCATGCCCATCAAATTCATGAAAAGGTGCGCTCATTGTCAGAAGCGATCGATATAACCGAATATGAAATTGTGGTGCTGGATCAAAACGTCGATCTGGCCGAAGTGGATCGCAGATTGCGCAAAATGCGACGCGCCGTTTCGATTGTTATGCAAAAACGCGTGAAAGGCCAGTTGAAGCCGGTCAATGTACGTCCTTATGTGGATGAAATACGCCGCCGGGGAAAGCGCATCCTCATCAAAGTGAGAACAATTGAACGGCGATCGTTGCGCATAAATGATTTTGCGCGTTTAATTTTTCCCAATAACGAAGCCATTAAAATTATTCGCCGCAAACAATTAATTCGCGCCGGTAATATTGAAAAAACGCCTCTGGAAATTCTTAAATAA
- a CDS encoding tetratricopeptide repeat protein yields the protein MDARALLKLGFQYFAQKDYEKACFYFNKALEIDDHFIPAYSALCEALNRMGEIEKALNVVNTWLSLASKDAKAHFALARLYVQKGLIEQAEKEMEIAKSLSPLEKSNK from the coding sequence ATGGATGCCAGGGCATTGCTCAAACTTGGATTCCAATACTTTGCGCAAAAAGATTACGAAAAAGCTTGCTTCTATTTTAATAAAGCGCTTGAAATTGACGATCATTTTATTCCGGCTTACAGCGCCCTTTGCGAAGCGCTGAACCGCATGGGAGAAATAGAGAAAGCTTTAAACGTTGTGAACACGTGGCTTTCGCTTGCATCTAAAGACGCAAAAGCGCATTTTGCGTTAGCCAGATTATATGTGCAAAAAGGGTTAATTGAACAGGCGGAAAAAGAGATGGAAATTGCGAAATCGCTTTCTCCCTTAGAAAAATCAAATAAATAA
- the rplM gene encoding 50S ribosomal protein L13: MKTYIAKEQEIQDSKRWYVVDAEGKVLGRLASQIATILRGKHKPIYSPHQDAGDFVVVINAEKVRLTGNKMQQKVYFRHSGYIGGAKYTPISLMLKTHPERVIEFAVKRMLPKNALGRKMFKKLKVYAGPEHPHQAQKPEVLELNA, translated from the coding sequence TTGAAAACCTATATAGCGAAAGAGCAGGAAATTCAAGATTCTAAGCGCTGGTACGTGGTTGATGCCGAAGGAAAAGTATTGGGTCGTTTAGCCAGTCAGATCGCCACCATTTTGCGTGGCAAACATAAACCGATTTATTCTCCCCATCAAGATGCCGGGGATTTTGTGGTTGTAATTAACGCCGAAAAGGTTCGTTTGACCGGCAATAAGATGCAGCAAAAGGTTTACTTTCGTCACTCTGGCTATATCGGCGGCGCAAAGTACACGCCGATTAGTTTGATGCTTAAAACGCATCCGGAGCGCGTGATTGAATTTGCTGTCAAAAGAATGTTGCCGAAAAATGCACTGGGACGCAAAATGTTCAAAAAGCTAAAAGTGTACGCCGGCCCCGAGCATCCGCATCAAGCGCAAAAACCTGAAGTTTTAGAATTGAATGCTTAA
- the argR gene encoding arginine repressor, which yields MPNKILRQAKIKEIVSTQVVSSQEDLLEKLRAEGFEVTQATLSRDLHEMNIIRIPHGDGYKYILHQAENSQAIAQIIGMEIVNVLHNEHMIVVKTMPGRAQGVAVYFDRLSDSHILGTVAGDDTIFVVPDTVKNIPQIVERIREIMVR from the coding sequence ATGCCCAATAAAATTTTACGTCAGGCTAAAATTAAAGAAATTGTATCCACGCAAGTGGTTTCCAGTCAGGAAGACCTCCTGGAAAAATTACGAGCAGAGGGGTTTGAAGTAACTCAGGCGACGCTGTCCAGAGATTTGCATGAGATGAACATCATACGTATTCCTCATGGCGACGGCTACAAATACATTTTGCATCAGGCGGAGAACTCCCAGGCCATTGCGCAAATAATCGGCATGGAAATTGTAAATGTATTACACAATGAGCACATGATTGTGGTTAAAACCATGCCCGGACGCGCGCAGGGCGTTGCCGTATATTTCGATCGCCTGAGCGACAGCCACATTCTTGGAACGGTTGCCGGCGATGACACGATTTTTGTCGTGCCGGACACGGTGAAAAATATCCCGCAAATCGTGGAGCGAATCAGGGAAATCATGGTGCGCTAA
- a CDS encoding YgaP family membrane protein gives MNKNVGGIDRWIRIVLGIVLIALVFVGPQIKWGWIGLVPLLTGIVGFCPAYLPFKFSTHKES, from the coding sequence ATGAATAAGAACGTTGGCGGAATCGACCGCTGGATCAGGATTGTTTTGGGAATCGTCCTGATTGCGCTGGTTTTCGTCGGTCCGCAAATCAAATGGGGCTGGATTGGGTTGGTCCCGCTGCTGACAGGAATTGTGGGATTTTGTCCCGCCTACTTGCCGTTTAAGTTCAGTACGCACAAAGAGTCTTGA
- a CDS encoding hybrid sensor histidine kinase/response regulator, whose translation MKPPLESDLSRKILENTGDALICFDEQGEIVFWNAAATEMFGYRKKEAVGQKMLFLLFEEEQRRLFEQKIDEVEKNKGPHLAPTFELQVVGMHGEQIPVEVTLSSFIHKDARYFTALMRDMRSRKKRDELKNRTQQLQALSRLAGKIASDFNNVLSVVRGYVELMRIQIDERNPFAKQIEAILKTIEHAEKLDEQLMTFAQEPGQTTQNVDLARVYSSLKDLLLKLLEPDISLKEEIETDLWTVRGDPQALKRMLLNLFVNAREAMPEGGEIQFKIQNIRLNEAEKDERGISVGSDRFLLIQIADTGRGMPEEVQKKIFEPFFTTDEREEKRGLGLSVVYGMVQSMNGVILCDSQVGRGTTFSIYLPASETDEEAMEERALESNGGEETILVVEDVPEVQLLLLELLQTVGYKTIGVSSYQEAMDYYRAHGEEIDLIISDVVLPDQYGTELIRKFLEERSDLKYILISGYADQLDIEKNKMLFQGHFLQKPFHPSTLLQMVREMLDEDRAD comes from the coding sequence ATGAAACCACCGTTAGAAAGCGATTTAAGCCGCAAAATTCTGGAAAACACCGGCGATGCGCTGATCTGTTTTGATGAGCAAGGCGAAATCGTTTTTTGGAATGCGGCTGCAACGGAAATGTTCGGTTATCGAAAAAAAGAAGCTGTTGGGCAAAAGATGCTGTTTCTGCTTTTTGAAGAAGAACAAAGAAGGCTTTTTGAGCAAAAGATCGATGAAGTTGAAAAAAACAAAGGCCCGCATTTAGCCCCAACCTTTGAGCTGCAGGTAGTCGGCATGCACGGAGAGCAAATTCCTGTAGAGGTGACGTTGAGTTCGTTTATCCATAAAGACGCGCGCTATTTTACCGCCCTTATGCGCGATATGCGTTCCAGGAAAAAGAGGGATGAACTGAAAAACCGGACGCAGCAATTGCAAGCCCTGAGTAGATTGGCGGGCAAAATCGCCAGCGATTTTAACAACGTGCTTTCTGTGGTGCGCGGCTATGTTGAGTTAATGCGCATTCAGATCGATGAACGCAATCCGTTTGCAAAGCAGATCGAAGCCATTCTAAAAACCATTGAACACGCCGAAAAACTGGACGAACAATTGATGACTTTTGCTCAGGAGCCCGGACAAACAACACAAAATGTCGATCTCGCCAGAGTTTATAGTTCATTAAAAGATCTACTTTTGAAATTGCTGGAGCCAGATATTTCGTTAAAAGAAGAGATCGAAACCGATTTGTGGACGGTGCGCGGAGACCCGCAAGCGTTAAAGCGAATGTTGCTGAATCTATTTGTAAATGCGCGCGAGGCCATGCCGGAAGGCGGTGAAATTCAATTTAAAATTCAGAATATCCGATTAAACGAGGCTGAAAAGGACGAGCGAGGAATTTCCGTCGGGAGCGATAGATTTCTGTTAATACAAATCGCAGACACCGGCAGGGGCATGCCCGAAGAGGTGCAAAAGAAGATTTTTGAACCCTTTTTCACCACGGATGAAAGAGAGGAAAAGCGCGGCCTCGGGCTTTCCGTGGTTTACGGCATGGTGCAATCCATGAATGGCGTAATTCTTTGTGATAGTCAGGTCGGGCGGGGAACCACCTTTTCCATTTATCTGCCGGCCAGTGAAACGGATGAAGAAGCGATGGAAGAAAGAGCATTAGAATCGAACGGCGGAGAAGAGACCATTCTGGTGGTTGAAGATGTGCCTGAGGTGCAATTGCTGCTGCTGGAATTGTTGCAGACCGTTGGCTACAAAACCATTGGCGTTTCCAGCTACCAGGAAGCAATGGATTATTACCGTGCGCATGGCGAAGAAATCGACTTGATCATCAGCGATGTGGTGTTGCCCGATCAATACGGAACGGAATTAATTCGGAAGTTTCTGGAGGAGAGGTCGGATTTGAAATACATTCTGATTTCCGGTTATGCCGACCAGCTGGATATTGAAAAAAACAAGATGCTATTTCAGGGCCATTTTTTACAAAAACCGTTTCACCCAAGCACTTTATTACAAATGGTGCGCGAAATGCTGGACGAGGATAGAGCGGATTAA
- the rplU gene encoding 50S ribosomal protein L21: MYAVVEIAGKQFRVMPDQKIKVPLLHVEPGQKVDFDKVLFYTDDKGTPHIGAPIVEKMKVVATVVEHGRDKKVIVFKKKRRKGYRLKKGHRQHYTVLHIEKIAKTRATRAKKAETKEVEGEAKEA; the protein is encoded by the coding sequence ATGTACGCTGTTGTGGAAATAGCAGGTAAACAATTCAGAGTAATGCCTGATCAAAAAATCAAGGTACCTTTATTGCATGTTGAACCGGGTCAAAAAGTAGATTTTGATAAAGTATTGTTCTATACAGATGATAAAGGCACGCCCCACATAGGCGCTCCGATTGTGGAAAAGATGAAGGTCGTTGCCACCGTTGTGGAACACGGGCGTGATAAAAAAGTGATCGTTTTTAAGAAAAAACGACGTAAAGGGTATCGGTTAAAAAAAGGCCATCGCCAACATTACACGGTTCTGCATATCGAGAAAATTGCCAAAACACGCGCCACGCGCGCCAAAAAAGCAGAAACCAAAGAAGTTGAAGGCGAGGCAAAGGAGGCATAA
- a CDS encoding SH3 domain-containing protein, which translates to MIKQFAFFSLFLTFLYFLSACMPSAVKKVEEPAEHRDISRPAFGIEAYVVKESVSLRQGPAFTSSIKATLQDGEALRILENRNGWYHVITESGLKGWVRSNLVGPRNLSKTLMATAFNDSIMPRFSAQLFIDKNKPYRVIYLQFADGKTSKPYSIIKRIARAYQKKVYHGTVTVHLIKPNSRKPVKTYTFKGLEISDIPLPVLPVGILYGLKLNESAVKLYIFAPEDISRNKLLNMARKASATYEYPFEKTEIIVRSLDSKKCRLYYVEDAYGEDYAFDRCGPPSS; encoded by the coding sequence ATGATAAAGCAATTCGCATTTTTCTCTTTATTTCTGACTTTCTTATATTTTTTAAGCGCCTGCATGCCATCTGCGGTTAAAAAAGTTGAGGAGCCGGCAGAGCATCGCGATATTTCGCGCCCCGCCTTTGGCATTGAAGCCTATGTGGTCAAAGAATCCGTTTCTTTGCGTCAGGGGCCGGCTTTTACATCAAGCATTAAAGCCACCCTGCAAGATGGCGAAGCGCTTCGAATCCTTGAAAACCGCAACGGCTGGTACCATGTGATCACGGAAAGCGGTCTAAAAGGGTGGGTACGCAGCAACCTGGTGGGGCCGCGAAATTTAAGTAAAACGCTTATGGCCACTGCTTTTAACGATTCGATTATGCCCCGTTTTTCGGCGCAGCTTTTTATCGATAAAAACAAGCCATACCGCGTTATTTACCTGCAGTTTGCCGACGGAAAAACTTCCAAACCCTATTCCATCATTAAACGCATTGCCCGCGCCTATCAGAAAAAAGTGTACCACGGAACCGTAACCGTTCATCTGATAAAACCCAATAGCCGTAAACCCGTTAAAACTTACACCTTTAAGGGCCTGGAAATTAGCGATATCCCTTTGCCTGTTCTGCCGGTGGGTATTTTGTACGGACTTAAATTGAATGAATCGGCGGTTAAACTTTATATTTTTGCGCCAGAGGACATAAGCCGCAATAAATTATTAAACATGGCCCGCAAGGCCTCGGCCACCTATGAATATCCTTTTGAAAAAACGGAAATCATCGTCCGCTCGCTGGATAGTAAAAAATGTCGTCTTTATTACGTGGAAGACGCTTACGGTGAAGATTACGCATTCGATCGTTGCGGGCCGCCTTCTTCCTGA
- a CDS encoding DUF3078 domain-containing protein has protein sequence MKFKVPWMVLVVWGLVAFCNGQNKALFEHLKKVEKKQKNYNKLQPGWNLNLSSTLTVTQTAYHQWAAGGSNVLVWVAGIDGTAILDTVNWNWANESKILFGKARQNGEPARKTDDLIDLESVLTYKKKEFLNPYISLNLRTQMAPGYKYEAERRIKISDFFDPAYFTSGVGVGYSPKKTFRTRIGLAAQTTFAHQFTQYAKDKKWNVESGIQWVTHAERRFWEKLLIRSRLNMFSSFEKFEYGNIFWDTLVQASITKYIIVNIQTLVLYDAKVSKKTQLKEVLSIGIKYTFI, from the coding sequence ATGAAGTTTAAAGTACCATGGATGGTATTGGTGGTGTGGGGGCTGGTTGCGTTTTGCAATGGGCAAAACAAGGCGCTTTTTGAGCATTTAAAAAAGGTTGAAAAAAAACAAAAAAATTACAACAAATTGCAGCCAGGGTGGAATCTCAATCTATCCAGTACCTTAACGGTTACGCAAACCGCTTATCACCAGTGGGCGGCAGGTGGATCCAACGTTCTGGTGTGGGTTGCCGGGATCGACGGCACGGCCATTCTGGACACGGTAAACTGGAACTGGGCCAATGAATCGAAAATTCTGTTCGGTAAGGCCAGGCAAAATGGCGAGCCGGCGCGTAAAACCGACGATTTAATCGATCTGGAATCGGTACTAACTTACAAAAAGAAAGAGTTCTTAAATCCCTACATTTCTTTGAATTTAAGAACACAAATGGCGCCTGGCTATAAATATGAAGCAGAACGGCGCATTAAAATTTCCGATTTTTTTGACCCGGCTTATTTTACCAGCGGCGTGGGCGTGGGATATTCGCCCAAAAAAACCTTCAGAACCAGAATCGGTTTGGCGGCTCAAACCACCTTTGCGCATCAATTTACGCAATATGCCAAAGACAAAAAATGGAATGTGGAATCGGGCATACAGTGGGTTACCCATGCCGAGAGAAGGTTCTGGGAAAAATTATTGATTCGTTCACGGTTGAACATGTTCTCTTCCTTCGAAAAATTTGAATACGGCAATATTTTCTGGGATACTTTAGTCCAGGCTTCCATAACCAAATATATTATTGTCAATATTCAAACGCTGGTGCTCTATGATGCAAAAGTTTCGAAGAAAACGCAGTTAAAAGAAGTGCTCAGCATAGGGATAAAATATACTTTTATTTAA
- a CDS encoding Rne/Rng family ribonuclease: MTKEIIINATNEETRIAILEDGKLVELFVERPEYERMVGDIYKGRVSRVLPGMQAAFIDIGHEQNAFLHFQDFDASYLDYFVDYEDEEHVDKDHYQTERRFDVYRDLKKNQDILVQIIKEPIGTKGCRVTTGIALPGRFLVLIPGKKHIGVSRKIQNPKERRRLKEIARQIMPPNFGLIIRTVAEGKSDKIIRKDLNNLLDTWHKIERKIKRQKAPTLLYKDMGMASSVIRDLFTSDVDRVVVDSRKLMRELSAYIKDVAPHLKEKISYYKGTLPIFDYYNIEKEIEKMENSKVWLRNGAYIVIEQTEALVSIDVNSGKFIGSRDHESNSLKINMEAAREIARQARLRDLGGIIVIDFIDMNEEENRKKLYNELRKEFAKDRSITKIQEISRFGLIEMTRQRVRPPVLFNLKDQCPVCQGTGMVPTVHAVVGNIERWIQRYRATHGDRRFTIHVTPEVYRYMKKGTYNPLLKLMWKYWVKIKLVEDDTLTLGTFKVFDKDDKNPLNID; the protein is encoded by the coding sequence ATGACTAAAGAGATTATTATTAATGCAACCAATGAAGAAACGCGTATTGCCATTTTAGAAGATGGCAAGCTCGTTGAATTGTTTGTAGAGCGTCCCGAATACGAACGCATGGTTGGCGATATTTACAAAGGGCGCGTCAGCCGTGTGTTGCCGGGAATGCAAGCAGCCTTTATTGATATTGGGCACGAACAAAACGCTTTTTTACACTTCCAGGACTTTGACGCATCGTACCTGGATTATTTTGTTGATTATGAAGATGAAGAACATGTTGACAAAGATCACTACCAGACCGAACGACGCTTCGATGTTTATCGCGATTTGAAAAAGAATCAGGACATCCTGGTTCAGATTATTAAAGAACCGATCGGAACCAAGGGGTGCCGCGTCACCACAGGCATTGCGCTGCCCGGTCGCTTTCTGGTGTTAATTCCGGGTAAAAAACACATCGGCGTTTCACGGAAAATACAGAACCCAAAAGAACGCCGACGATTAAAAGAAATTGCGCGGCAGATTATGCCGCCCAATTTCGGGCTGATCATCCGTACGGTGGCCGAGGGAAAATCAGATAAAATTATTCGCAAAGATTTAAATAATTTGTTAGATACCTGGCACAAAATCGAACGAAAAATCAAACGCCAGAAGGCGCCGACCCTCTTGTACAAAGATATGGGTATGGCCTCCAGCGTTATTCGCGATCTCTTCACCTCTGATGTGGATCGCGTGGTGGTCGATTCCCGCAAATTAATGCGCGAATTATCGGCCTACATCAAAGATGTGGCGCCGCACTTAAAGGAAAAAATTAGCTACTACAAGGGCACCCTGCCGATTTTTGATTATTACAATATCGAAAAAGAAATCGAAAAGATGGAAAATAGCAAGGTGTGGTTGCGCAACGGCGCCTACATTGTCATTGAACAAACCGAAGCGCTGGTTTCCATAGACGTAAACAGCGGTAAATTCATCGGTTCTCGTGACCATGAGAGCAATTCGTTAAAGATTAATATGGAGGCGGCGCGCGAAATCGCCCGTCAGGCCCGCTTGCGCGATCTGGGCGGAATTATTGTTATCGATTTTATCGATATGAACGAAGAAGAGAACCGCAAAAAACTGTACAATGAATTGCGAAAAGAATTTGCCAAAGACCGCTCCATTACGAAAATCCAGGAGATCAGTCGCTTCGGATTGATCGAGATGACGCGACAGCGCGTTCGTCCGCCGGTGTTGTTCAACCTAAAAGATCAGTGTCCGGTGTGCCAGGGGACGGGAATGGTGCCCACCGTGCATGCAGTGGTCGGTAATATAGAGCGATGGATTCAACGCTACAGGGCAACGCATGGCGACCGGCGTTTTACCATCCATGTAACGCCCGAAGTGTACCGCTACATGAAAAAGGGAACCTACAATCCGCTTTTAAAATTGATGTGGAAATATTGGGTAAAAATTAAACTGGTGGAAGACGACACGTTAACGCTGGGGACGTTCAAGGTTTTTGACAAAGACGATAAGAATCCGTTAAATATCGATTGA